A genomic segment from Candidatus Desulfarcum epimagneticum encodes:
- the fadN gene encoding putative 3-hydroxyacyl-CoA dehydrogenase (Evidence 3 : Putative function from multiple computational evidences) gives MIRKIRKAAVIGSGVMGGGIAALLAGVGVKTLLLDIVPFDLKDDEKNDPAARNRIVKAGMDAVMKSRPALLMQKKDANLIEIGNMDDDFDKIADCDWIVEVVVENLKIKQELFKRIDGIRKPGTIVSSNTSGIPLKSMSQGLSDDFRKNFLGTHFFNPVRYMKLLEIIPGEDTDSDVLDFMADFGERVLGKGIVWAKDTPNFVGNRIGVQGMVKTMQLMIEEGFTIPEADAMFGVALGRPKTAMFKTADIVGLDTLVHVAANTYELIEGDEARDSFVMPDFVNSMIEKKLLGSKTKSGFYKTDLTPEWKKVRKVIDPATLEYSEYERAEFPCLAAAKKAKSLPERMRAVVYGDDRGAKFAWKAVSDNLIYAANRIPEISDTIVEIDNAMKWGFNFEMGPFESWDAIGLEKSVEKMKADGLDVPAPILDMLAAGNASFYKVESGKRHYYDFASKSYKEVQVSDAIVSLAGLRADGKVALSNNSASLIDLGDGVFCCEFHTKMNAINGEIVETMRDAMEFVDQNGVGLVIGNQAGGMPGAFSAGGDLAFMAGLAKEKKYSEIDSFLKSAQDGMQNIRYSAIPVVAAPYGMALGGGCEVCLGAADKIVAHCELYMGLVEIGVGLLPAGGGCLNLWKKFVSTIPAPVKDVNLASFFLPVFMSIAMAKVSMSAAQARANGFLGPNDRIVFNRDYQIGEAKKEVLKMVDEGYAPPPKEKIRVFGESAAGMVNAEISNMLSGKFLSEYDAFLAKRIAFVVSGGTARANSEVEEEAILALEREAFVDFWKEEKTVARVEHMMKTGKPLRN, from the coding sequence ATGATTAGAAAGATCAGGAAGGCCGCGGTTATCGGCTCCGGCGTCATGGGAGGCGGCATAGCGGCGCTTCTCGCCGGCGTCGGCGTCAAAACGTTGCTTTTGGACATCGTTCCATTTGATTTGAAAGATGACGAAAAAAACGACCCGGCGGCCCGAAATCGAATTGTGAAGGCCGGGATGGACGCTGTCATGAAATCCAGGCCGGCTTTGCTTATGCAGAAAAAAGACGCGAATCTGATTGAAATCGGCAACATGGACGATGATTTCGACAAAATCGCGGACTGCGACTGGATCGTCGAAGTGGTGGTGGAGAATCTCAAAATCAAGCAGGAGCTGTTCAAGCGCATCGACGGAATCCGCAAACCCGGGACCATCGTGTCTTCCAACACGTCCGGCATTCCCTTAAAAAGCATGTCCCAGGGCCTTTCCGATGATTTTCGAAAAAACTTCCTGGGCACCCATTTTTTCAACCCCGTCCGCTACATGAAGCTTCTGGAAATCATCCCCGGCGAGGACACGGATTCCGACGTTCTGGATTTCATGGCCGATTTCGGCGAAAGAGTCCTGGGCAAGGGGATCGTGTGGGCCAAGGACACCCCCAACTTCGTGGGAAACCGGATCGGGGTCCAGGGCATGGTGAAAACCATGCAGCTCATGATTGAGGAAGGCTTCACCATTCCCGAGGCCGACGCCATGTTCGGCGTCGCCCTGGGACGGCCCAAGACCGCCATGTTCAAAACGGCGGACATCGTGGGTCTGGACACCCTGGTGCATGTGGCCGCCAACACCTATGAGCTCATCGAAGGCGACGAGGCCCGGGACAGTTTTGTCATGCCTGATTTCGTGAACTCCATGATCGAGAAAAAACTTTTGGGCTCCAAAACCAAGAGCGGTTTTTACAAAACGGACCTGACCCCGGAATGGAAGAAAGTCCGCAAGGTCATCGACCCCGCGACTCTGGAGTACAGCGAGTATGAGCGGGCGGAATTTCCGTGCCTGGCCGCGGCGAAAAAGGCCAAAAGCCTGCCCGAGAGAATGCGGGCCGTGGTGTACGGCGACGACCGGGGGGCCAAGTTCGCCTGGAAGGCCGTGTCCGACAACCTGATTTACGCGGCCAACCGGATTCCGGAGATCTCCGACACCATCGTTGAGATCGACAACGCCATGAAATGGGGATTCAACTTTGAGATGGGGCCCTTTGAGTCCTGGGACGCCATCGGCCTTGAAAAGTCGGTGGAGAAGATGAAGGCCGACGGCCTGGACGTTCCGGCCCCCATCCTGGACATGCTGGCCGCCGGAAACGCCTCTTTCTACAAAGTGGAGAGCGGCAAACGGCATTATTATGATTTCGCCTCCAAGTCCTACAAAGAGGTCCAGGTCAGCGACGCCATCGTCTCCCTGGCCGGATTGAGAGCAGACGGCAAGGTGGCTTTGTCCAACAACTCCGCCTCCCTCATCGATTTGGGAGACGGCGTTTTCTGCTGCGAGTTCCACACCAAGATGAACGCCATCAACGGCGAGATCGTGGAGACCATGCGCGACGCCATGGAATTTGTGGACCAAAACGGCGTGGGGCTGGTCATCGGCAACCAGGCCGGCGGAATGCCCGGCGCTTTTTCAGCCGGCGGCGACCTGGCTTTCATGGCGGGTCTGGCCAAAGAGAAGAAATACTCCGAGATCGATTCTTTCCTCAAATCGGCCCAGGACGGCATGCAGAACATCCGCTACTCCGCCATTCCTGTGGTGGCGGCCCCCTACGGCATGGCCCTGGGCGGCGGCTGCGAGGTGTGTTTGGGCGCGGCGGACAAGATCGTGGCCCACTGCGAGCTTTACATGGGTCTGGTTGAAATCGGCGTGGGCCTTCTGCCTGCGGGCGGCGGATGCCTGAACCTGTGGAAGAAGTTCGTTTCCACCATTCCCGCGCCGGTGAAAGACGTGAATCTCGCGAGCTTTTTCCTGCCGGTGTTCATGTCCATCGCCATGGCCAAGGTCTCCATGTCGGCGGCCCAGGCCCGGGCCAACGGTTTCCTGGGACCCAATGACCGGATCGTCTTCAACCGGGATTACCAGATCGGAGAGGCCAAAAAAGAGGTTCTGAAAATGGTGGACGAGGGATACGCTCCGCCGCCGAAGGAAAAAATTCGGGTCTTCGGAGAATCGGCCGCAGGCATGGTGAACGCGGAAATCTCCAACATGCTCAGCGGAAAATTTTTGAGCGAATACGACGCCTTTCTGGCCAAACGGATCGCCTTTGTCGTCAGCGGCGGAACAGCCAGGGCCAACAGCGAGGTCGAGGAAGAGGCCATACTGGCCCTTGAGCGCGAGGCTTTCGTGGATTTCTGGAAAGAGGAAAAGACAGTGGCCCGGGTCGAGCATATGATGAAGACAGGCAAGCCGCTTCGGAACTAA
- a CDS encoding conserved hypothetical protein (Evidence 4 : Unknown function but conserved in other organisms), giving the protein MSHVSFQDIAIVACGTMSLELSHLKKEGFLDARAIFYTTPGLHQDIPELERQLVRNIKRAKEKASRTLVVYGEKFCYVNVDDPTRDMKTIIEEQGPGVTRIRATHCMDMLADETEREKIAREIAGGENVWWMTPGWIRHRAEVFKGWDKGVANENFPRHSGGAVVLDGIGYLDRYMSEKPEEFLEYSDWMGIPIQACPISLDRFKSLLLEQAMTKSGS; this is encoded by the coding sequence ATGAGCCATGTGTCTTTTCAGGATATCGCCATTGTCGCGTGCGGAACCATGAGCCTTGAGCTGAGCCACTTAAAAAAGGAAGGCTTTCTGGACGCCCGCGCCATCTTCTACACAACGCCGGGGCTCCACCAGGACATCCCGGAGCTGGAGCGTCAGCTTGTGAGAAACATCAAAAGAGCCAAAGAAAAAGCGAGCAGAACCCTCGTGGTCTATGGGGAAAAATTTTGTTATGTAAACGTGGATGATCCCACGCGCGACATGAAAACAATCATCGAGGAGCAGGGCCCGGGGGTGACAAGAATCCGGGCCACCCACTGCATGGATATGCTGGCCGACGAAACGGAGCGTGAAAAAATCGCCCGTGAAATCGCGGGGGGCGAAAATGTGTGGTGGATGACGCCCGGCTGGATCAGGCATCGCGCGGAGGTGTTCAAGGGATGGGACAAGGGAGTGGCCAATGAAAATTTTCCGCGGCATTCCGGGGGAGCGGTCGTGTTGGACGGCATTGGATATCTCGACCGCTATATGTCTGAAAAACCTGAAGAATTCCTGGAATATTCCGACTGGATGGGCATTCCGATTCAAGCGTGTCCCATCAGCCTTGACAGATTCAAATCCCTTCTCCTGGAGCAGGCGATGACAAAATCCGGCTCGTGA
- a CDS encoding Recombinase gives MDDYEKFEAECEKRKNENHTFIIGFTRYLENKKLSQKTITKHVGNIDFYINDFLLYESPQEAAEGVTELNYFLGYWFIKKAMWASPTSIKENIASLKHFYSYMNKIGQVSAEELDEMKAEIKERKDDWIETVQRYDDLNIDMDDVWG, from the coding sequence ATGGATGACTACGAAAAGTTTGAGGCGGAATGTGAAAAACGCAAGAATGAAAACCATACCTTTATAATCGGCTTTACACGCTACCTGGAAAATAAAAAACTGTCTCAGAAAACCATAACCAAACATGTGGGAAACATTGATTTCTATATTAACGATTTCTTGTTGTACGAAAGTCCCCAGGAGGCGGCGGAAGGTGTGACGGAATTAAATTATTTTCTCGGCTACTGGTTTATCAAAAAAGCCATGTGGGCATCCCCAACGTCAATCAAAGAAAACATTGCAAGCCTGAAACATTTTTATTCTTACATGAATAAAATCGGTCAAGTCAGCGCTGAAGAATTAGATGAGATGAAGGCTGAAATAAAAGAAAGAAAAGACGATTGGATTGAAACCGTTCAAAGATATGACGACCTCAATATTGACATGGACGATGTTTGGGGATAA
- a CDS encoding Toxin-antitoxin system HicB family antitoxin: MVDRFGSEAMNSMTYKGYLAKINFDERDGVFWGKALGIKDSVTFEGETVAQLAEDFHNAIDHYLDDCKKQGRLPEKPYSGRLTLRLSPGAHAKIAAAAVHEGKSLNKWVADTLAQATYSR; this comes from the coding sequence ATGGTTGACAGATTTGGGAGTGAAGCCATGAACAGCATGACCTATAAGGGATATCTCGCTAAAATAAATTTTGACGAACGTGACGGCGTCTTTTGGGGAAAAGCGCTGGGGATAAAAGACAGCGTCACCTTTGAGGGAGAAACCGTCGCGCAACTTGCCGAAGACTTTCACAACGCCATTGACCATTATCTGGATGACTGCAAAAAACAGGGGCGTCTTCCCGAAAAACCTTATTCCGGCCGGCTGACTTTGAGACTCTCCCCCGGCGCCCATGCCAAAATAGCCGCCGCCGCGGTTCATGAAGGAAAAAGTCTGAACAAATGGGTGGCGGACACGCTCGCTCAGGCGACGTATTCCCGGTGA
- the fadA gene encoding 3-ketoacyl-CoA thiolase yields MRDAYIVTSVRTPGCRRNKGAFKDTRPEDLLSFILNKAVEKTDNLEKKDVQDAMIGCSFPEAEQGLNIGRLALQIAGFPIEVSGATVNRFCSSGLEAIALASLRVMAGWSDVVIGGGIESMTYVPMGGYLPRPHPEHTIEHPDLYVSMGITAENVANRYNVSREEQDEFAYNSQMKAAKAKAEKLFTELVPTPAAKFVEQADGTMKKETFMQDFDDGIRETTTVEGLAKLNPVFAAGGTVTAGNSSQTTDGSAVSVIMSEDKVKEFGVKPIARIAGYTTVGCRPDEMGVGPRYAIPKLMEQTGVKLEDVGLFEINEAFASQALYSVRELGIDNEKVNIHGGAIALGHPLGCTGAKLCATLLANMRTKGVKYGVESMCIGGGMGAAALFELCD; encoded by the coding sequence ATGAGAGACGCATATATCGTCACATCCGTGAGGACCCCCGGCTGCAGGAGAAACAAGGGGGCCTTTAAAGACACCCGGCCGGAGGACCTTTTGTCCTTCATTTTAAACAAGGCCGTTGAAAAAACAGACAATCTGGAAAAGAAAGATGTCCAGGACGCCATGATCGGGTGCTCCTTTCCCGAGGCCGAGCAGGGGCTCAACATCGGAAGGCTGGCCCTTCAGATCGCGGGATTTCCCATCGAGGTGTCCGGCGCCACGGTCAACCGGTTCTGCTCCTCGGGACTTGAGGCCATCGCCCTGGCCAGCTTAAGGGTCATGGCCGGATGGTCCGACGTGGTCATCGGCGGCGGCATCGAGTCCATGACCTACGTGCCCATGGGCGGATATCTTCCCCGCCCTCATCCCGAGCACACCATTGAGCATCCCGACCTTTACGTGTCCATGGGCATCACGGCGGAGAACGTGGCCAACCGCTACAATGTCTCCCGGGAGGAGCAGGATGAGTTCGCCTACAATTCCCAGATGAAGGCCGCCAAAGCCAAGGCGGAAAAACTCTTCACCGAGCTGGTTCCCACCCCGGCCGCCAAGTTTGTGGAGCAGGCGGACGGAACCATGAAAAAAGAGACCTTCATGCAGGATTTCGACGACGGCATCCGGGAGACCACCACGGTTGAGGGTCTGGCCAAGCTCAATCCCGTGTTCGCCGCCGGTGGAACCGTCACGGCCGGGAACTCCTCCCAGACCACAGACGGCTCCGCTGTTTCGGTCATCATGAGTGAGGACAAGGTCAAAGAATTCGGCGTCAAACCCATCGCCAGGATCGCGGGATACACCACCGTGGGCTGCCGTCCCGATGAAATGGGCGTGGGCCCCCGGTACGCCATTCCCAAGCTCATGGAGCAGACCGGCGTGAAACTGGAGGATGTGGGCCTTTTCGAGATCAACGAGGCCTTCGCCTCCCAGGCGCTTTACAGTGTGCGGGAGCTGGGCATCGACAATGAGAAGGTGAACATCCACGGCGGCGCCATCGCCCTGGGCCATCCCCTGGGATGCACGGGCGCCAAACTCTGCGCCACCCTTCTGGCCAACATGCGGACAAAGGGCGTCAAGTACGGCGTGGAGTCCATGTGCATCGGCGGAGGAATGGGAGCCGCGGCGCTGTTTGAGCTGTGTGACTAA
- a CDS encoding conserved hypothetical protein (Evidence 4 : Unknown function but conserved in other organisms) gives MKAKHRKTLEGIFAKPTRANIKFSDIESLVEALGGEVRQGAGSRVVLELSGTREYAHRPHPGKEAKKYMVEKIREWLTDLGVKP, from the coding sequence ATGAAAGCAAAACATCGGAAGACTTTGGAGGGCATTTTCGCCAAACCGACCCGGGCGAATATTAAATTCAGCGATATTGAATCCCTGGTCGAAGCCCTTGGCGGAGAAGTTCGACAGGGAGCCGGCTCACGGGTGGTTCTGGAACTTTCCGGAACAAGAGAATATGCCCACAGGCCTCATCCGGGAAAAGAAGCAAAAAAATATATGGTGGAAAAAATTCGCGAATGGTTGACAGATTTGGGAGTGAAGCCATGA
- a CDS encoding conserved hypothetical protein (Evidence 4 : Unknown function but conserved in other organisms) produces the protein MFQEAFLTPSIIHHLDIRGGMAPISTLKAIRAFRETRTGGILEIRGDDWSVWEDLSRALKTFHYQWMVVEKKKTFYRVQLKKTKGESDT, from the coding sequence ATGTTCCAGGAGGCTTTTTTGACGCCATCCATCATTCATCATCTGGATATCCGGGGGGGCATGGCTCCCATTTCCACCCTCAAGGCGATCCGGGCTTTCCGGGAAACCCGGACCGGGGGCATTCTCGAAATCAGGGGAGACGACTGGAGCGTGTGGGAGGACCTTTCCCGGGCCTTGAAGACCTTTCATTATCAATGGATGGTTGTGGAAAAGAAAAAAACATTTTACCGCGTTCAACTCAAAAAAACGAAAGGAGAATCAGACACATGA
- a CDS encoding Pyridine nucleotide-disulfide oxidoreductase, protein MKQSDVVILGGLSGISAGISCRRHYPDKKVTLIRKEDAVLVPCGIPYIYGTLGGPENNIVSDSPLESNGIELITGEAVDLDRDKKIIALKDAPSIEYDKLVFATGSLPVIPPIPGADKKNVFAVKKEVHYLKRLLEKVRGADNIVIIGGGFIGMEFADECKKARENACVTVVEALPRCLQLAMDDEYCDEARAVLEKTGVRIWTNERIVSIDGGEKAESVTLEGGRKLQADLALLGIGALPNTRLAEKAGLELGFRKAIQVDRYMRTLTDKNIFACGDCATKQSFFDGRPSGVMLASVAASEARIAGANLFSPTHRHHGVISVFATVLNGRAFGVAGLTERMAREDGMDIVAETAQAPDTHPAGMPGSTLMKVKLIFSRGAGALLGGAVSGGKSTGEMVNMLSACILNRMSVDDMVKFQMGTHPALTPSPIAYPIVNAACRAIVSIRGEKGKLK, encoded by the coding sequence ATGAAACAATCGGATGTGGTCATACTGGGCGGGCTTTCGGGCATCAGCGCCGGAATCAGCTGCCGGCGGCATTACCCGGATAAAAAAGTGACGCTGATCAGAAAAGAGGACGCCGTCCTTGTTCCGTGCGGCATTCCGTATATTTATGGAACGCTGGGGGGGCCGGAAAACAACATCGTGTCCGACAGCCCCCTGGAGTCAAACGGCATCGAGCTGATCACGGGCGAGGCCGTTGATCTGGACCGGGACAAAAAGATCATAGCGCTCAAAGACGCCCCGTCCATTGAATATGACAAACTGGTCTTCGCCACCGGGTCCCTCCCCGTCATTCCGCCCATTCCCGGCGCGGACAAAAAGAATGTCTTCGCGGTTAAAAAAGAGGTCCACTATCTCAAACGACTTCTTGAAAAAGTCAGGGGCGCGGACAATATCGTGATCATCGGGGGCGGTTTTATCGGCATGGAATTTGCCGATGAGTGCAAAAAAGCGCGGGAGAACGCCTGTGTGACCGTGGTGGAAGCGCTGCCGAGATGCCTTCAGCTGGCCATGGATGATGAATACTGCGACGAGGCCCGGGCCGTTCTGGAAAAAACCGGGGTCCGCATATGGACGAATGAGCGGATCGTCTCCATAGACGGAGGGGAAAAAGCCGAATCCGTCACCCTGGAAGGCGGCCGGAAACTCCAGGCGGATCTGGCGCTCCTGGGCATAGGGGCGCTTCCCAACACCCGTCTGGCGGAAAAAGCCGGGCTGGAGCTGGGATTTAGAAAAGCGATTCAGGTGGACCGGTATATGCGGACATTGACGGACAAAAACATCTTCGCCTGCGGGGACTGCGCCACCAAACAATCCTTTTTTGACGGCAGACCCTCCGGCGTGATGCTGGCCTCAGTGGCGGCTTCCGAAGCCCGGATCGCGGGGGCGAACCTTTTCTCGCCCACCCATCGTCATCACGGCGTCATCAGCGTGTTCGCCACAGTCCTCAATGGCCGGGCGTTCGGCGTGGCCGGGCTCACCGAAAGAATGGCGAGAGAGGACGGCATGGACATTGTGGCGGAGACGGCGCAGGCCCCGGACACGCATCCGGCGGGCATGCCCGGCTCCACTTTGATGAAAGTCAAACTTATTTTTTCCAGAGGCGCCGGCGCTCTTTTGGGAGGGGCGGTGTCCGGGGGCAAGTCCACAGGAGAAATGGTCAATATGCTCAGCGCCTGCATTCTCAACCGCATGAGTGTGGACGATATGGTCAAATTCCAGATGGGAACCCACCCCGCGCTCACCCCGTCTCCCATCGCCTATCCCATTGTCAACGCCGCCTGCCGGGCCATCGTGTCCATCCGGGGCGAGAAAGGAAAATTAAAATGA
- a CDS encoding Flavodoxin → MNSLVVYSSKTGNTKKLADALFEALEGEKEIFPIADAPDPDGYDLIAVGFWLMAGKPDPQSTQYLEKIREKNLFLFATHGAANKSDHARNALKTAGELAAGSRIVGSYNCQGEVNPRVLEKVKAKPSPPVWLDDVPGAVGHPDASDITEIKRLASSLDFEG, encoded by the coding sequence ATGAACTCACTGGTGGTGTACTCAAGCAAGACCGGAAACACAAAAAAACTGGCGGACGCGCTGTTTGAAGCGCTGGAGGGGGAAAAGGAGATTTTCCCCATTGCGGACGCCCCTGATCCCGACGGATACGACCTCATCGCTGTGGGATTCTGGCTCATGGCGGGAAAACCCGATCCCCAATCCACCCAGTACCTGGAGAAAATCAGGGAAAAAAATCTGTTTCTTTTCGCCACCCACGGGGCCGCGAACAAATCCGATCATGCCCGAAACGCGCTGAAAACGGCCGGGGAGCTGGCGGCCGGGTCCAGAATCGTCGGCTCCTATAACTGCCAGGGCGAGGTCAACCCCCGGGTTCTGGAAAAAGTCAAAGCCAAACCCAGCCCCCCGGTCTGGCTGGATGACGTCCCGGGAGCCGTCGGACATCCCGACGCATCGGACATCACCGAGATCAAACGCCTGGCGTCCTCATTGGATTTTGAAGGATAA
- a CDS encoding Sigma-54-dependent Fis family transcriptional regulator → MRKFHTKGAGQMAGETFTTYWKTIIETMPDALMVVDTQGLIVMVNGAMERLTGYGKKELTGSSCEILGCDICRGEKSRGEGKHCALFRKENIRRAKCAIRRKDGTPVPIIKNASVLKDGRGVIGGVETLTDLSETLDREKLISTLRRELSGKDRFHGIVGISPAMLRVFDLIESAAPSDAPAIIYGESGTGKELAAEAIHKLGKRSRGPFVKVNCAALNESLLESELFGHVKGAFTGAGHTRIGRFEAADRGDIFLDEIADIPLSVQVKLLRVLQEREIEKVGDNRPAPIDVRIISATNRDLPRLVERGLFRQDLYYRIGVIPIHLPPLRRRREDIPALIGVFIRRVRLRTGKPVFGMNDEALERMSAYDWPGNVRELINAIEYAFVLCKGEEILPEHLPARVAAGPAPLAGMSRVRRGRDPGEERRELMEALRSSKGNKSQAARILGISRVSLYKRLQKHNVRVEKKIDPNPINP, encoded by the coding sequence ATGCGAAAATTTCATACGAAAGGGGCGGGACAAATGGCCGGGGAGACATTCACCACATACTGGAAAACCATCATTGAAACCATGCCCGACGCTTTGATGGTGGTGGACACCCAGGGCCTCATTGTCATGGTGAACGGCGCCATGGAGCGGCTCACCGGCTACGGCAAAAAAGAGCTGACGGGCAGCTCCTGCGAAATATTGGGATGCGACATCTGCCGGGGGGAAAAGAGCCGGGGGGAGGGCAAACACTGCGCCCTGTTCCGGAAGGAAAATATCAGGCGGGCCAAATGCGCCATCAGGAGAAAGGACGGGACCCCGGTTCCCATCATCAAAAACGCCTCGGTTTTAAAAGACGGCCGGGGGGTCATCGGGGGAGTGGAAACCCTGACCGATTTGAGCGAGACTCTGGACAGGGAGAAACTGATTTCCACCCTTCGGCGCGAATTGAGCGGCAAAGACCGTTTTCACGGGATCGTCGGAATTTCCCCGGCCATGCTTCGGGTCTTTGATCTCATTGAAAGCGCCGCGCCTTCTGACGCCCCGGCGATCATTTACGGCGAAAGCGGAACCGGGAAAGAGCTGGCGGCCGAAGCCATTCACAAACTCGGGAAACGGTCCCGGGGGCCCTTTGTGAAGGTGAACTGCGCCGCGCTCAACGAATCGCTTCTGGAAAGCGAGCTGTTCGGCCACGTCAAAGGGGCTTTCACCGGGGCCGGCCACACCCGGATCGGGCGTTTTGAGGCCGCCGACCGGGGCGATATCTTTCTGGATGAAATCGCCGACATTCCCCTTTCGGTTCAGGTCAAGCTTTTGCGGGTTCTCCAGGAGAGGGAGATCGAGAAGGTGGGGGACAACCGGCCGGCGCCCATCGATGTCCGGATCATCTCCGCCACCAACCGGGATTTGCCCCGGCTCGTGGAGCGGGGCCTGTTTCGCCAGGACCTTTATTACCGCATCGGGGTCATCCCCATTCACCTTCCGCCGCTTCGTCGTCGTCGTGAGGACATTCCGGCCCTGATCGGCGTTTTTATCAGGCGCGTCCGGCTCAGAACCGGCAAACCTGTTTTCGGAATGAACGACGAGGCCCTGGAGCGGATGAGCGCCTACGACTGGCCCGGCAATGTGCGGGAGCTGATCAACGCCATTGAATACGCCTTTGTGCTGTGCAAGGGCGAGGAAATTCTCCCGGAGCACCTTCCCGCCCGGGTGGCCGCCGGGCCGGCCCCTTTGGCCGGCATGTCCAGGGTCCGGCGCGGGCGGGACCCGGGGGAGGAAAGACGCGAGCTGATGGAGGCGTTGCGATCTTCAAAGGGCAACAAATCCCAAGCGGCTCGAATTTTAGGAATCAGCAGGGTGAGTTTGTACAAGCGGCTTCAAAAACACAATGTCCGGGTGGAGAAAAAAATAGATCCAAACCCGATAAACCCGTAA